In a genomic window of Corvus hawaiiensis isolate bCorHaw1 chromosome Z, bCorHaw1.pri.cur, whole genome shotgun sequence:
- the ZNF131 gene encoding zinc finger protein 131 isoform X4, translating into MKTHSTENYKCDICNKRYLRESALKQHLTCYHLDEGGASKKQRPGKKIHVCQYCDKQFDHFGHFKEHLRKHTGEKPFECPNCHERFARNSTLKCHLTACQSGAGAKKGRKKLYECQVCNSVFNSWDQFKDHLVIHTGDKPNHCTLCDLWFMQGSELRRHLKDMHNISELLVTEEVLPVEAMEAEPVTSMTIIEQVEQVHVLPVIQVQVDPAQVTVEQMHQDLIQDNQVKGAQMEELQEQVQISYLEVEHIQTEQGAEVHVEQLHVEHVNQIQMEEVQAELIDGTDLEQVEYRSVDQGEAEEKEHNQTDDADKEHHEQAEDLKTQQLVDTQNTKVDD; encoded by the exons ATGAAAACACACTCTACTGAGAATTACAAGTGTGACATATGCAATAAAAGATACCTACGAGAGAGTGCTTTGAAACAGCACCTCACCTGTTACCACCTTGATGAAGGTGGTGCCAGCAAGAAGCAAAGACCTGGCAAGAAAATACATGTATGCCAGTACTGTGACAAGCAGTTTGACCACTTTGGGCATTTTAAAGAGCACCTCCGGAAACACACAG GTGAAAAACCCTTTGAATGTCCAAACTGCCACGAACGTTTTGCTAGGAATAGCACGCTCAAATGTCACCTGACAGCCTGTCAGTCTGGAGCTGGCgctaaaaagggaagaaagaagctgTACGAATGTCAG GTTTGTAACAGCGTGTTTAACAGCTGGGATCAGTTCAAAGACCACTTGGTAATACACACTGGTGACAAACCCAACCACTGTACCTTATGTGATTTGTGGTTTATGCAAGGCAGTGAGCTGAGAAGGCATCTCAAAGACATGCACAATATTTCAGAACTATTAGTGACAGAAGAGGTTCTTCCAGTGGAAGCTATGGAAGCTGAACCAGTAACGTCAATGACAATAATAGAACAAGTTGAGCAAGTGCATGTCCTACCAGTAATTCAGGTACAGGTGGATCCTGCACAGGTAACTGTGGAACAGATGCACCAGGATCTCATACAGGACAATCAAGTGAAAGGCGCGCAGATGGAGGAACTACAGGAGCAGGTGCAGATTAGTTACTTGGAAGTTGAACACATTCAGACTGAACAAGGTGCTGAAGTTCATGTGGAGCAGTTACATGTTGAGCATGTAAATCAAATACAGATGGAAGAAGTACAGGCAGAACTTATAGATGGAACAGACCTTGAACAAGTAGAATATCGAAGTGTTGATcaaggagaagcagaagaaaaggaacataATCAAACAGATGATGCAGATAAGGAACATCATGAACAAGCTGAAGACTTAAAAACACAGCAGTTAGTGGACACACAGAATACAAAAGTGGATGACTAG
- the ZNF131 gene encoding zinc finger protein 131 isoform X3, whose amino-acid sequence MMQLHLDTTRPFAMEAEETMECIQEFPEHYKVILDRLNEQREQDQFTDITLIVDGHHFKAHKAVLAACSQFFHKFFQDFTQEPLVEIEGVSNMAFRHLIEFTYTAKLMVQGEEEANDVWKAAEYLQMLEAIKALEIRNKENSSPLESNEAQGKNKPKKRKIAETSNVITETLPSAESEPVEIEVEIADGTMKVEDDSIETLEEVASAEQSIKYIQTTGTSDESALALLADITSKYRQGERKCQIQEEGDNAADPSCKQVEGIEIVELQLSHMNNLFHCEKCNRSFKLFYHFKEHMKTHSTENYKCDICNKRYLRESALKQHLTCYHLDEGGASKKQRPGKKIHVCQYCDKQFDHFGHFKEHLRKHTGEKPFECPNCHERFARNSTLKCHLTACQSGAGAKKGRKKLYECQVCNSVFNSWDQFKDHLVIHTGDKPNHCTLCDLWFMQGSELRRHLKDMHNISELLVTEEVLPVEAMEAEPVTSMTIIEQVEQVHVLPVIQVQVDPAQVTVEQMHQDLIQDNQVKGAQMEELQEQVQISYLEVEHIQTEQGAEVHVEQLHVEHVNQIQMEEVQAELIDGTDLEQVEYRSVDQGEAEEKEHNQTDDADKEHHEQAEDLKTQQLVDTQNTKVDD is encoded by the exons ATGATGCAGCTGCATTTAGACACG ACCAGGCCTTTTGCCATGGAAGCTGAGGAAACGATGGAATGTATCCAGGAATTCCCTGAACACTATAAAGTTATTTTGGATAGACTGAATGAACAACGTGAGCAGGACCAGTTTACAGATATTACTCTGATTGTTGATG GTCACCATTTCAAAGCTCATAAGGCAGTTCTTGCTGCCTGTAGCCAGTTTTTCCACAAATTCTTCCAAGATTTCACTCAGGAGCCTTTGGTGGAGATTGAAG GTGTAAGTAACATGGCATTTCGTCACCTAATTGAGTTCACCTATACAGCAAAACTAATGGTACAAGGTGAGGAAGAAGCAAATGATGTTTGGAAAGCAGCGGAGTATTTACAGATGCTAGAAGCAATCAAAGCACTTGAAATCAG gaacaaagaaaattcaTCACCCTTAGAATCAAATGAAGCACAAggtaaaaataaaccaaaaaagagGAAGATTGCGGAAACCTCTAATGTTATCACAGAAACACTGCCATCTGCAGAATCAGAGCCTGTTGAAATTGAGGTTGAGATTGCTGATGGAACAATGAAAGTGGAAGATGACAGCATTGAAACCCTTGAAGAAGTAGCTTCTGCAGAGCAATCCATAAAGTACATACAGACAACAGGTACATCAGATGAATCTGCTTTGGCTCTTTTGGCAGATATCACCAGCAAGTATCGtcaaggagagagaaaatgccAGATCCAAGAAGAAGGTGATAATGCAGCTGACCCCTCTTGCAAACAGGTAGAAGGTATTGAAATTGTGGAACTTCAGCTGTCACACATGAACAATTTATTCCACTGTGAGAAATGTAACCGttcatttaaattgttttaCCATTTTAAGGAACACATGAAAACACACTCTACTGAGAATTACAAGTGTGACATATGCAATAAAAGATACCTACGAGAGAGTGCTTTGAAACAGCACCTCACCTGTTACCACCTTGATGAAGGTGGTGCCAGCAAGAAGCAAAGACCTGGCAAGAAAATACATGTATGCCAGTACTGTGACAAGCAGTTTGACCACTTTGGGCATTTTAAAGAGCACCTCCGGAAACACACAG GTGAAAAACCCTTTGAATGTCCAAACTGCCACGAACGTTTTGCTAGGAATAGCACGCTCAAATGTCACCTGACAGCCTGTCAGTCTGGAGCTGGCgctaaaaagggaagaaagaagctgTACGAATGTCAG GTTTGTAACAGCGTGTTTAACAGCTGGGATCAGTTCAAAGACCACTTGGTAATACACACTGGTGACAAACCCAACCACTGTACCTTATGTGATTTGTGGTTTATGCAAGGCAGTGAGCTGAGAAGGCATCTCAAAGACATGCACAATATTTCAGAACTATTAGTGACAGAAGAGGTTCTTCCAGTGGAAGCTATGGAAGCTGAACCAGTAACGTCAATGACAATAATAGAACAAGTTGAGCAAGTGCATGTCCTACCAGTAATTCAGGTACAGGTGGATCCTGCACAGGTAACTGTGGAACAGATGCACCAGGATCTCATACAGGACAATCAAGTGAAAGGCGCGCAGATGGAGGAACTACAGGAGCAGGTGCAGATTAGTTACTTGGAAGTTGAACACATTCAGACTGAACAAGGTGCTGAAGTTCATGTGGAGCAGTTACATGTTGAGCATGTAAATCAAATACAGATGGAAGAAGTACAGGCAGAACTTATAGATGGAACAGACCTTGAACAAGTAGAATATCGAAGTGTTGATcaaggagaagcagaagaaaaggaacataATCAAACAGATGATGCAGATAAGGAACATCATGAACAAGCTGAAGACTTAAAAACACAGCAGTTAGTGGACACACAGAATACAAAAGTGGATGACTAG
- the ZNF131 gene encoding zinc finger protein 131 isoform X2 translates to MEAEETMECIQEFPEHYKVILDRLNEQREQDQFTDITLIVDGHHFKAHKAVLAACSQFFHKFFQDFTQEPLVEIEGVSNMAFRHLIEFTYTAKLMVQGEEEANDVWKAAEYLQMLEAIKALEIRNKENSSPLESNEAQGKNKPKKRKIAETSNVITETLPSAESEPVEIEVEIADGTMKVEDDSIETLEEVASAEQSIKYIQTTGTSDESALALLADITSKYRQGERKCQIQEEGDNAADPSCKQEHMKTHSTENYKCDICNKRYLRESALKQHLTCYHLDEGGASKKQRPGKKIHVCQYCDKQFDHFGHFKEHLRKHTGEKPFECPNCHERFARNSTLKCHLTACQSGAGAKKGRKKLYECQVCNSVFNSWDQFKDHLVIHTGDKPNHCTLCDLWFMQGSELRRHLKDMHNISELLVTEEVLPVEAMEAEPVTSMTIIEQVEQVHVLPVIQVQVDPAQVTVEQMHQDLIQDNQVKGAQMEELQEQVQISYLEVEHIQTEQGAEVHVEQLHVEHVNQIQMEEVQAELIDGTDLEQVEYRSVDQGEAEEKEHNQTDDADKEHHEQAEDLKTQQLVDTQNTKVDD, encoded by the exons ATGGAAGCTGAGGAAACGATGGAATGTATCCAGGAATTCCCTGAACACTATAAAGTTATTTTGGATAGACTGAATGAACAACGTGAGCAGGACCAGTTTACAGATATTACTCTGATTGTTGATG GTCACCATTTCAAAGCTCATAAGGCAGTTCTTGCTGCCTGTAGCCAGTTTTTCCACAAATTCTTCCAAGATTTCACTCAGGAGCCTTTGGTGGAGATTGAAG GTGTAAGTAACATGGCATTTCGTCACCTAATTGAGTTCACCTATACAGCAAAACTAATGGTACAAGGTGAGGAAGAAGCAAATGATGTTTGGAAAGCAGCGGAGTATTTACAGATGCTAGAAGCAATCAAAGCACTTGAAATCAG gaacaaagaaaattcaTCACCCTTAGAATCAAATGAAGCACAAggtaaaaataaaccaaaaaagagGAAGATTGCGGAAACCTCTAATGTTATCACAGAAACACTGCCATCTGCAGAATCAGAGCCTGTTGAAATTGAGGTTGAGATTGCTGATGGAACAATGAAAGTGGAAGATGACAGCATTGAAACCCTTGAAGAAGTAGCTTCTGCAGAGCAATCCATAAAGTACATACAGACAACAGGTACATCAGATGAATCTGCTTTGGCTCTTTTGGCAGATATCACCAGCAAGTATCGtcaaggagagagaaaatgccAGATCCAAGAAGAAGGTGATAATGCAGCTGACCCCTCTTGCAAACAG GAACACATGAAAACACACTCTACTGAGAATTACAAGTGTGACATATGCAATAAAAGATACCTACGAGAGAGTGCTTTGAAACAGCACCTCACCTGTTACCACCTTGATGAAGGTGGTGCCAGCAAGAAGCAAAGACCTGGCAAGAAAATACATGTATGCCAGTACTGTGACAAGCAGTTTGACCACTTTGGGCATTTTAAAGAGCACCTCCGGAAACACACAG GTGAAAAACCCTTTGAATGTCCAAACTGCCACGAACGTTTTGCTAGGAATAGCACGCTCAAATGTCACCTGACAGCCTGTCAGTCTGGAGCTGGCgctaaaaagggaagaaagaagctgTACGAATGTCAG GTTTGTAACAGCGTGTTTAACAGCTGGGATCAGTTCAAAGACCACTTGGTAATACACACTGGTGACAAACCCAACCACTGTACCTTATGTGATTTGTGGTTTATGCAAGGCAGTGAGCTGAGAAGGCATCTCAAAGACATGCACAATATTTCAGAACTATTAGTGACAGAAGAGGTTCTTCCAGTGGAAGCTATGGAAGCTGAACCAGTAACGTCAATGACAATAATAGAACAAGTTGAGCAAGTGCATGTCCTACCAGTAATTCAGGTACAGGTGGATCCTGCACAGGTAACTGTGGAACAGATGCACCAGGATCTCATACAGGACAATCAAGTGAAAGGCGCGCAGATGGAGGAACTACAGGAGCAGGTGCAGATTAGTTACTTGGAAGTTGAACACATTCAGACTGAACAAGGTGCTGAAGTTCATGTGGAGCAGTTACATGTTGAGCATGTAAATCAAATACAGATGGAAGAAGTACAGGCAGAACTTATAGATGGAACAGACCTTGAACAAGTAGAATATCGAAGTGTTGATcaaggagaagcagaagaaaaggaacataATCAAACAGATGATGCAGATAAGGAACATCATGAACAAGCTGAAGACTTAAAAACACAGCAGTTAGTGGACACACAGAATACAAAAGTGGATGACTAG
- the ZNF131 gene encoding zinc finger protein 131 isoform X1 — translation MEAEETMECIQEFPEHYKVILDRLNEQREQDQFTDITLIVDGHHFKAHKAVLAACSQFFHKFFQDFTQEPLVEIEGVSNMAFRHLIEFTYTAKLMVQGEEEANDVWKAAEYLQMLEAIKALEIRNKENSSPLESNEAQGKNKPKKRKIAETSNVITETLPSAESEPVEIEVEIADGTMKVEDDSIETLEEVASAEQSIKYIQTTGTSDESALALLADITSKYRQGERKCQIQEEGDNAADPSCKQVEGIEIVELQLSHMNNLFHCEKCNRSFKLFYHFKEHMKTHSTENYKCDICNKRYLRESALKQHLTCYHLDEGGASKKQRPGKKIHVCQYCDKQFDHFGHFKEHLRKHTGEKPFECPNCHERFARNSTLKCHLTACQSGAGAKKGRKKLYECQVCNSVFNSWDQFKDHLVIHTGDKPNHCTLCDLWFMQGSELRRHLKDMHNISELLVTEEVLPVEAMEAEPVTSMTIIEQVEQVHVLPVIQVQVDPAQVTVEQMHQDLIQDNQVKGAQMEELQEQVQISYLEVEHIQTEQGAEVHVEQLHVEHVNQIQMEEVQAELIDGTDLEQVEYRSVDQGEAEEKEHNQTDDADKEHHEQAEDLKTQQLVDTQNTKVDD, via the exons ATGGAAGCTGAGGAAACGATGGAATGTATCCAGGAATTCCCTGAACACTATAAAGTTATTTTGGATAGACTGAATGAACAACGTGAGCAGGACCAGTTTACAGATATTACTCTGATTGTTGATG GTCACCATTTCAAAGCTCATAAGGCAGTTCTTGCTGCCTGTAGCCAGTTTTTCCACAAATTCTTCCAAGATTTCACTCAGGAGCCTTTGGTGGAGATTGAAG GTGTAAGTAACATGGCATTTCGTCACCTAATTGAGTTCACCTATACAGCAAAACTAATGGTACAAGGTGAGGAAGAAGCAAATGATGTTTGGAAAGCAGCGGAGTATTTACAGATGCTAGAAGCAATCAAAGCACTTGAAATCAG gaacaaagaaaattcaTCACCCTTAGAATCAAATGAAGCACAAggtaaaaataaaccaaaaaagagGAAGATTGCGGAAACCTCTAATGTTATCACAGAAACACTGCCATCTGCAGAATCAGAGCCTGTTGAAATTGAGGTTGAGATTGCTGATGGAACAATGAAAGTGGAAGATGACAGCATTGAAACCCTTGAAGAAGTAGCTTCTGCAGAGCAATCCATAAAGTACATACAGACAACAGGTACATCAGATGAATCTGCTTTGGCTCTTTTGGCAGATATCACCAGCAAGTATCGtcaaggagagagaaaatgccAGATCCAAGAAGAAGGTGATAATGCAGCTGACCCCTCTTGCAAACAGGTAGAAGGTATTGAAATTGTGGAACTTCAGCTGTCACACATGAACAATTTATTCCACTGTGAGAAATGTAACCGttcatttaaattgttttaCCATTTTAAGGAACACATGAAAACACACTCTACTGAGAATTACAAGTGTGACATATGCAATAAAAGATACCTACGAGAGAGTGCTTTGAAACAGCACCTCACCTGTTACCACCTTGATGAAGGTGGTGCCAGCAAGAAGCAAAGACCTGGCAAGAAAATACATGTATGCCAGTACTGTGACAAGCAGTTTGACCACTTTGGGCATTTTAAAGAGCACCTCCGGAAACACACAG GTGAAAAACCCTTTGAATGTCCAAACTGCCACGAACGTTTTGCTAGGAATAGCACGCTCAAATGTCACCTGACAGCCTGTCAGTCTGGAGCTGGCgctaaaaagggaagaaagaagctgTACGAATGTCAG GTTTGTAACAGCGTGTTTAACAGCTGGGATCAGTTCAAAGACCACTTGGTAATACACACTGGTGACAAACCCAACCACTGTACCTTATGTGATTTGTGGTTTATGCAAGGCAGTGAGCTGAGAAGGCATCTCAAAGACATGCACAATATTTCAGAACTATTAGTGACAGAAGAGGTTCTTCCAGTGGAAGCTATGGAAGCTGAACCAGTAACGTCAATGACAATAATAGAACAAGTTGAGCAAGTGCATGTCCTACCAGTAATTCAGGTACAGGTGGATCCTGCACAGGTAACTGTGGAACAGATGCACCAGGATCTCATACAGGACAATCAAGTGAAAGGCGCGCAGATGGAGGAACTACAGGAGCAGGTGCAGATTAGTTACTTGGAAGTTGAACACATTCAGACTGAACAAGGTGCTGAAGTTCATGTGGAGCAGTTACATGTTGAGCATGTAAATCAAATACAGATGGAAGAAGTACAGGCAGAACTTATAGATGGAACAGACCTTGAACAAGTAGAATATCGAAGTGTTGATcaaggagaagcagaagaaaaggaacataATCAAACAGATGATGCAGATAAGGAACATCATGAACAAGCTGAAGACTTAAAAACACAGCAGTTAGTGGACACACAGAATACAAAAGTGGATGACTAG